In [Phormidium] sp. ETS-05, the genomic window GAAACTGCCAGCGACTGGGTGACATTTTGTCTGTGGCAGCGACTACACCAGAAGCTGAAAGAATCACTATACAGCATTTCCCTGGAAGACCTGTACTACGACGCTCGTAGCTGGCAGGCATCCCGAGAAGAAGATACCAGTTTTGTTGTTTAATCTAGGTTTTTGTCAAATGTCCTTTGTTGTGGTGGCGATCGCCGCCGTTCTTGATTATCTCATCGGCGACCCCTGGGGATGGCCTCATCCCGTGAGCTGCCTCGGCTATGGTATCGCCAAATACACCCAATTCATATTAAAAGTATTTCCCCAACCCCAGATCCGGCGGTGGGCTGGTATTGTCTTGGGGACGGGATTGGTAATTGGCACCGGTAGCATCGCCTATCTTGGCGTCCGCATCGCGGGCAACATCCACCCCTTATTAGGATTTACCCTAGAAATCATCCTCCTCGCCAGTTGCTTTGCCGGTCGGAGTTTAAGAACCGCCGCTGATGATGTATTGCAATACCTGCCCCCCCGCAGCCAAAACCCAGCAGAAATTATCCAAGCTAGGCAAAAGTTGCGCTCTTATGTAGGGAGAGATACAGAAAACTTATCAGAACCGGAAATATGGCGAGCAGTTTTAGAAACCGTGGCGGAAAATGCCGTTGATGGTGTCACCGCTCCCCTCTTCTACGCCCTGGTTGGCGCCGCCTTGCCGGGAGTCGGTGCCCTGCCATTGGCTTTAGCCTACAAAGCTGCCAGCACTCTTGATTCAATGGTAGGCTATAAAGAGGAACCATTCACCGACTTGGGTTGGTTTAGCGCTAAACTTGAGGATATCCTAACTTGGCTGCCTTGCCGGTTAACTGTGTTAACTTTAGGGATTTTCTCCGGCCAGTTGGACTTAGTTTGGCAGCAGTGCCAGTCCGATGCCACAAAAGACCCCAGTCCCAATTC contains:
- the cbiB gene encoding adenosylcobinamide-phosphate synthase CbiB, whose product is MSFVVVAIAAVLDYLIGDPWGWPHPVSCLGYGIAKYTQFILKVFPQPQIRRWAGIVLGTGLVIGTGSIAYLGVRIAGNIHPLLGFTLEIILLASCFAGRSLRTAADDVLQYLPPRSQNPAEIIQARQKLRSYVGRDTENLSEPEIWRAVLETVAENAVDGVTAPLFYALVGAALPGVGALPLALAYKAASTLDSMVGYKEEPFTDLGWFSAKLEDILTWLPCRLTVLTLGIFSGQLDLVWQQCQSDATKDPSPNSGWSECTYAVILGVQLGGTNYYRGLAKQKPLLGKPRSQITATTIEQALGLTRSCFLIWLGTALWCQLYFVVCHLPFDQ